The Pseudarthrobacter sulfonivorans genome includes a window with the following:
- a CDS encoding alpha/beta hydrolase: METVMWSKPESERDGTPLLVMMHGYGTDESRMVRLFEYLPAEFTCVALRAPMVIGDHYGWFLLDYFLANDFADVIAATNTVQAWINSVRGQHSSVSLLGYSQGMAMASTLLRLHPADYRATVGLSGFVLENELLSLTESFTVPPPFFWGRDKADLVINEDATAYTGQWLNENTRLTARTYPGMGHAMSKTEMVDVSAFLRHYVLG; encoded by the coding sequence ATGGAAACAGTTATGTGGTCCAAGCCGGAAAGCGAACGGGACGGCACGCCGCTGCTGGTCATGATGCATGGCTACGGCACCGATGAGTCGCGGATGGTGCGGCTGTTTGAATACCTGCCGGCCGAGTTCACTTGTGTTGCACTGCGCGCACCCATGGTGATCGGCGACCACTACGGCTGGTTCCTGCTGGACTACTTCCTGGCCAACGATTTCGCGGATGTCATCGCTGCCACCAACACGGTCCAGGCGTGGATTAACTCTGTCAGGGGCCAGCACAGCAGCGTGAGTCTGTTGGGTTACTCGCAGGGAATGGCCATGGCCAGCACGCTGCTCCGGCTCCATCCCGCGGATTACAGGGCCACGGTTGGGCTTTCCGGTTTTGTGCTGGAAAACGAGCTGCTGTCCTTGACCGAATCCTTCACGGTCCCGCCGCCCTTCTTCTGGGGGCGGGACAAGGCGGACCTGGTGATCAATGAGGACGCCACGGCCTACACCGGACAATGGCTGAACGAAAACACCCGGTTGACCGCCAGGACCTATCCGGGCATGGGCCACGCCATGAGCAAGACGGAGATGGTGGACGTCAGCGCGTTCCTGCGCCACTACGTGCTCGGCTGA
- a CDS encoding HPr family phosphocarrier protein: MSERTATVASRVGLHARPAAIFAEAAGEFDLDITIAREGEPVDEAMDAASILSLMSLGAAHGDVVVLRAEGTGADDALARLVQILETDHDAE, encoded by the coding sequence ATGTCAGAACGCACCGCAACCGTCGCCAGCCGAGTAGGCCTGCACGCCCGCCCCGCCGCCATCTTTGCGGAGGCCGCCGGCGAGTTCGACCTGGACATCACCATCGCCCGCGAAGGCGAGCCGGTCGATGAGGCAATGGACGCCGCGAGCATCCTGTCCCTCATGAGCCTGGGTGCCGCCCACGGCGACGTTGTGGTGCTCCGCGCCGAAGGTACCGGCGCGGATGACGCCCTGGCGCGTCTGGTCCAGATCCTGGAAACGGATCACGACGCCGAGTAA
- a CDS encoding FAD-dependent oxidoreductase codes for MLNCLIIGSGVAGLATALSLQKAGHTPVVFEAYGGQSDGVGGFLTVAVNGFDALDTLGLKHAAAGLGFSTPRMSTYLGSTGRHLIDFEYGGALPDGTTARTLTRSELYGLLRTEATRRGIRILYGKRLRSVTETPDGVTAAFDDGTSAEGHLLIGADGLRSTVRTLIEPQSPPPRSIPLLNTGGIVPAGTMPAGIADTLPGQMKMIFGKRCFYCYMQDPDGRIWWFANPLQRASEDPSRLAPAALKDWLAGLMSADRTPMAAIVTATPDIIRPYSTFDFPSIPRWHQGRMVLVGDAAHAASPSSGQGASMAFEDAVTLGRALQGISPETPTAGVIEAAFTRYEGERRERAEAVVEWGRRNAAPKIRGQFKRVFEDLILKSVFRSLSRKAAENFDWVYRHHIDWGAGRGSGFEASVPPNTGHMM; via the coding sequence ATGTTGAACTGCCTCATCATCGGGTCCGGCGTCGCGGGGCTGGCGACGGCCCTGTCACTGCAAAAGGCGGGGCACACCCCCGTTGTCTTCGAAGCGTACGGCGGCCAATCAGACGGCGTCGGAGGCTTCCTTACTGTCGCCGTCAACGGCTTCGACGCCCTGGACACCCTGGGGCTGAAGCACGCCGCGGCAGGGCTGGGGTTCAGCACGCCGCGGATGTCCACGTACCTGGGCTCCACGGGACGCCACCTGATCGACTTCGAGTACGGTGGCGCCCTGCCGGACGGGACCACCGCCCGCACACTGACCCGTTCCGAGCTCTACGGCCTGCTCCGCACGGAGGCGACGCGTCGGGGCATCCGCATCCTGTACGGAAAGAGGCTCAGGTCCGTGACGGAAACCCCCGACGGCGTGACCGCAGCATTCGACGACGGCACCTCCGCCGAAGGCCACCTGCTGATCGGCGCGGACGGGCTGCGGTCCACCGTCCGGACGCTGATCGAACCCCAATCTCCCCCACCGCGCAGCATCCCGCTGCTCAATACGGGCGGCATCGTTCCGGCCGGAACGATGCCCGCCGGCATCGCGGACACATTGCCGGGGCAGATGAAAATGATCTTCGGCAAACGCTGCTTCTACTGCTACATGCAGGACCCGGACGGCCGGATCTGGTGGTTCGCCAATCCCTTACAGCGGGCCTCGGAGGATCCATCGAGGCTCGCTCCCGCGGCGCTGAAGGACTGGTTGGCAGGCCTGATGTCCGCCGACAGGACACCCATGGCGGCCATCGTCACCGCCACACCCGACATCATCAGGCCTTACTCCACCTTCGATTTCCCGAGCATCCCCAGATGGCACCAGGGCCGGATGGTCCTGGTTGGCGACGCCGCCCACGCCGCCTCGCCGTCGTCCGGACAGGGCGCCTCGATGGCCTTCGAGGACGCCGTCACCCTGGGCCGCGCATTGCAGGGCATCAGCCCCGAAACCCCCACCGCAGGCGTCATCGAGGCCGCATTCACACGCTACGAGGGCGAGCGCCGCGAACGCGCCGAGGCCGTGGTGGAGTGGGGCCGGCGCAACGCGGCGCCAAAGATCCGCGGGCAGTTCAAGCGCGTGTTCGAGGACCTGATCCTGAAATCCGTGTTCCGCTCGCTCTCCCGGAAGGCTGCGGAGAACTTCGACTGGGTCTACCGGCACCACATCGACTGGGGTGCCGGGCGCGGCTCGGGATTTGAAGCCAGCGTTCCGCCCAACACCGGACACATGATGTAG
- a CDS encoding 1-phosphofructokinase family hexose kinase, translating to MIVTFTANPSLDRTVALPGPLERGEVQRAVSVSQESGGKGVNVSRALVASGLETIAVLPGADADPVLAGLRHDGVPFAALPIDEPLRTNVALTEPGGVTTKINEPGPVLSEDQQEALIKLLLERARGASWVVLAGSLPPGFPADFYATVTRRLRTAADGGAPLIAVDSSGAPLVAAVADASADGVSGTPDLLKPNAEELAELAAAAGFATASTADELEADPEAAAAAAAAVVRSGVGAVLATLGSKGAVLVTADGAWLATHPPVAAVSTVGAGDSSLAGYLLAHGQGAAPADCLRQAVAHGAAAASLPGSTVPAVHQTTPEAVTITALRKD from the coding sequence GTGATCGTCACCTTCACGGCCAACCCCAGCCTGGACCGCACGGTGGCCCTGCCCGGACCCCTGGAACGCGGCGAAGTCCAGCGCGCCGTCTCGGTCAGCCAGGAATCCGGCGGCAAGGGCGTCAATGTCTCCCGCGCCCTGGTTGCCTCCGGCCTGGAGACCATTGCGGTGCTCCCGGGCGCCGACGCTGATCCCGTGCTCGCCGGGCTGCGCCACGATGGCGTGCCGTTCGCGGCCCTCCCCATCGACGAGCCGCTGCGCACCAACGTGGCGCTCACCGAGCCGGGCGGCGTGACCACCAAGATCAACGAGCCCGGACCGGTGCTGAGCGAGGACCAGCAGGAAGCCCTGATCAAGCTACTCCTCGAGCGCGCCCGCGGCGCCAGCTGGGTGGTCCTGGCAGGTTCCCTGCCTCCCGGCTTCCCGGCCGACTTCTACGCCACTGTCACCCGGCGGTTACGGACTGCAGCCGACGGCGGCGCGCCGCTGATCGCCGTCGATTCGTCCGGCGCCCCGCTCGTCGCCGCCGTAGCTGATGCTTCGGCGGACGGTGTGTCCGGGACACCGGACCTCCTCAAACCCAACGCCGAGGAACTGGCGGAACTGGCTGCTGCAGCCGGGTTCGCCACGGCGTCCACCGCAGACGAACTGGAAGCGGATCCGGAGGCTGCCGCAGCGGCCGCCGCCGCCGTCGTGCGTTCCGGTGTGGGTGCTGTGCTGGCAACTCTCGGATCCAAGGGAGCTGTCCTGGTAACGGCCGACGGCGCGTGGCTGGCCACGCATCCGCCGGTCGCCGCGGTCAGTACTGTCGGCGCGGGCGATTCATCGCTGGCTGGCTATCTGCTCGCCCACGGCCAGGGCGCCGCCCCGGCCGATTGCCTCCGTCAGGCTGTGGCACATGGTGCCGCCGCCGCTTCGCTGCCGGGTTCCACTGTTCCGGCAGTCCACCAAACCACCCCGGAAGCCGTAACCATCACGGCCCTTCGAAAGGATTGA
- a CDS encoding DUF6458 family protein: MRIGSSIFLIALGAILAWAVAPGLIPFIDQVMVGYILMAVGVIGLIASLILASPGRSRRVSETRSVVDPNTGERITRNESRDGGI; this comes from the coding sequence ATGAGAATCGGTTCCTCCATCTTCCTTATTGCACTCGGCGCCATCCTGGCCTGGGCCGTCGCCCCAGGACTGATCCCCTTCATAGACCAGGTCATGGTGGGCTACATCCTGATGGCTGTTGGCGTGATCGGGCTGATCGCCTCCCTCATCCTGGCCTCACCGGGCCGCAGTCGCCGGGTCAGCGAAACCCGTTCAGTGGTTGATCCCAACACCGGCGAGCGCATCACCCGCAACGAAAGCCGCGACGGCGGCATCTAG
- a CDS encoding DeoR/GlpR family DNA-binding transcription regulator: MFAEERQQKIAELVAGTGRVSVTMLAERFRITTETVRRDLATLETTGTVRRVHGGAVAADRFSTTEESINERTIQRPDQKMRIAQAALALIPQATSGSILLDAGSTTEALADLLSRRAAVEPFAAEPRPELVVITHAVPIAAKLSSASGIALQILGGRVRGLTQAAVGQSTVEAAQRMRPDIAFIGTNGIHPTFGLSTPDPEEAAVKAAFVHSARRIVVLADSSKLDAETLVQFASLKDLDTLITDSEPNPELAAALTEAGVDVVIA, encoded by the coding sequence GTGTTCGCCGAGGAGCGCCAGCAGAAGATTGCCGAGCTAGTCGCCGGCACCGGCCGGGTCAGTGTGACCATGCTGGCGGAGCGCTTCCGCATCACCACCGAAACCGTCCGCCGCGACCTCGCCACCCTCGAAACCACCGGCACCGTGCGCCGGGTCCACGGCGGAGCAGTGGCGGCCGACCGCTTCAGCACCACCGAGGAAAGCATCAACGAACGGACCATCCAGCGTCCGGACCAGAAGATGCGCATCGCGCAGGCGGCCCTGGCCCTGATCCCCCAGGCAACGTCCGGCAGCATCCTGCTCGACGCCGGTTCCACCACCGAAGCGCTGGCCGACCTCCTCTCCCGGCGCGCCGCCGTCGAGCCTTTCGCAGCGGAACCCCGGCCCGAACTGGTGGTCATCACGCACGCCGTTCCCATTGCAGCGAAGCTGTCCAGCGCTTCCGGCATCGCCCTGCAGATCCTCGGCGGCCGGGTGCGCGGCCTCACCCAGGCCGCCGTGGGGCAGTCAACAGTGGAGGCCGCGCAGCGGATGCGCCCGGACATCGCCTTCATCGGCACCAATGGCATCCACCCCACCTTTGGCCTCAGCACACCCGATCCTGAAGAAGCCGCCGTCAAGGCAGCCTTCGTCCATTCGGCACGCCGCATCGTGGTGCTGGCCGATTCCTCCAAGCTGGACGCAGAAACCCTGGTCCAGTTCGCCTCCCTGAAAGATCTGGACACCTTGATTACAGACAGCGAGCCCAACCCCGAACTGGCGGCAGCCCTGACCGAGGCCGGCGTCGACGTGGTGATCGCGTGA
- a CDS encoding HAD family hydrolase: MTDVLKTQSTSWTTASAILFDLDGVLTPTATVHEQAWKELFEGFLASRPDVPGYREDDYFDHIDGKPRFDGVRDFLASRGIVLPEGAPSDGTAGQGSTEDSGQDATQQDATQQDAANATVQGLGNRKNKVFNDIVSAGVEPFEGSVRFLEAAVDRGLKVAVVSSSRNAPAVLKAAGLNGHFEIVVDGVVAAAQGLPGKPSPATYQYAAELLGLPSEECVVVEDAVSGVQAGHAGQFHSVIGVDRGAGRQTLLDAGATSVVNDLDELL, from the coding sequence ATGACTGACGTTCTGAAAACCCAAAGCACCAGCTGGACCACTGCCTCCGCCATCCTGTTCGACCTCGACGGCGTGCTGACCCCCACGGCCACTGTCCACGAACAGGCGTGGAAGGAACTCTTCGAGGGCTTCCTGGCGTCCCGTCCGGATGTGCCCGGCTACCGCGAGGACGATTACTTCGATCACATCGACGGCAAGCCCAGGTTCGACGGCGTCCGGGACTTCCTGGCGTCCCGCGGCATCGTGCTCCCCGAAGGCGCGCCCAGTGACGGCACCGCCGGTCAGGGTTCCACCGAGGACTCCGGGCAGGACGCCACCCAGCAGGACGCCACCCAGCAGGACGCCGCCAACGCTACCGTCCAGGGACTGGGCAACCGGAAGAACAAGGTTTTCAACGACATCGTCAGCGCCGGCGTCGAGCCGTTTGAAGGCTCGGTGCGATTCCTGGAAGCCGCCGTGGACCGCGGACTCAAGGTCGCCGTCGTCTCCTCATCCCGGAACGCTCCGGCTGTCCTGAAGGCCGCCGGCCTGAATGGGCACTTCGAAATAGTGGTTGACGGTGTGGTTGCTGCGGCCCAGGGCCTGCCCGGCAAACCGAGTCCTGCCACGTACCAGTACGCCGCGGAACTGCTGGGCCTGCCCAGCGAAGAATGCGTGGTGGTTGAGGACGCCGTCTCGGGTGTCCAGGCCGGACACGCGGGGCAGTTCCACTCGGTGATCGGCGTGGACCGCGGCGCCGGCCGGCAGACCCTGCTCGATGCCGGAGCCACGAGCGTGGTCAACGACCTCGACGAGCTGCTCTAA
- a CDS encoding PTS fructose transporter subunit IIABC, with translation MTQLITTELVELDQNLGTSPEDVIRHLASKVAATGRASEVEGLFADAFAREQKTATGIPGGIAIPHCRSAAVLEPTLAMARLNPKVDFGAKDGPADLIFFIAAPEGADQEHLKLLSKLARSLIKKDFTAALRAASSREEIVELVDGALADKPAAHASAASVDATAAGAAAAASGSAARPKRLVAVTACPTGIAHTYMAADSLVAAAQEMGVDLQVETQGSSGAKPLDPAVIAAADAVIFAVDVDVRGKERFAGKPVINAPVKRGIDEPAKMVQEALAAADNPNARRVPHFGAEEQAENEATEKGEHIGQKLKKALLTGVSYMIPFVAGGGLLIALGFLLGGYDITGVADKVVVENNFGNLPEGGLAIYLGAVMFKIGALSMGFLVPALAGYIAYAIADRPGIAPGFVAGAVAGFMGAGFLGGIVGGLLAGYMAHLIGTWQVPRWLRGLMPVVIIPLLASIFASGLMFLVLGGPIAGLTAALNGWLSGMTGASAVVLGIILGLMMCFDLGGPVNKVAYAFAVAGLSAGSATNQAPWQIMATVMAAGMVPPLAMALATVLDKKLFSLAERENGKAAWLLGASFISEGAIPFAAADPLRVIPASMVGGALTGALCMATGVTSQAPHGGIFVFFAIGNLVMFVVAILAGTVVSALAVIALKRWAAAKPAATVESVPATV, from the coding sequence GTGACTCAGCTCATCACCACCGAACTGGTCGAGCTCGACCAGAACCTGGGCACCTCGCCCGAGGACGTGATCCGGCACCTGGCCAGCAAAGTTGCTGCCACCGGCCGCGCGTCAGAAGTTGAAGGCCTCTTCGCCGACGCCTTCGCCCGCGAGCAGAAGACAGCGACCGGCATCCCGGGCGGCATTGCCATCCCGCACTGCCGCTCAGCCGCCGTCCTCGAACCCACGCTGGCCATGGCCCGCCTTAACCCCAAGGTGGACTTCGGCGCCAAGGACGGCCCGGCGGACCTGATCTTCTTCATCGCCGCCCCCGAAGGCGCGGACCAGGAGCACCTGAAGCTGCTGTCCAAGCTGGCCCGGTCCCTGATCAAAAAGGACTTCACTGCCGCGCTACGTGCGGCGTCTTCCCGCGAGGAAATCGTGGAACTCGTGGACGGCGCTTTGGCGGACAAGCCGGCAGCCCACGCGTCTGCTGCATCTGTCGATGCGACTGCAGCTGGCGCCGCTGCTGCCGCCAGTGGGTCTGCAGCCCGGCCGAAGCGCCTGGTGGCCGTAACCGCGTGCCCCACAGGCATCGCCCACACGTACATGGCGGCCGATTCACTGGTTGCCGCTGCCCAGGAAATGGGTGTGGACCTGCAGGTGGAAACCCAGGGTTCCTCCGGCGCCAAGCCGCTGGACCCGGCCGTCATTGCTGCCGCTGACGCCGTGATTTTCGCGGTGGACGTGGACGTCCGCGGCAAGGAGCGCTTTGCCGGCAAGCCCGTCATCAATGCGCCCGTCAAGCGCGGCATCGACGAGCCCGCCAAGATGGTCCAGGAGGCTCTCGCTGCCGCTGACAATCCGAATGCGCGCCGCGTCCCCCACTTCGGGGCGGAGGAACAGGCTGAGAACGAGGCCACCGAAAAGGGCGAGCACATCGGCCAGAAGCTGAAGAAAGCGTTGCTCACCGGTGTCAGCTACATGATTCCGTTTGTGGCCGGTGGCGGTCTGCTGATCGCCCTGGGCTTCCTGCTGGGCGGTTACGACATCACGGGCGTCGCTGACAAGGTGGTGGTGGAGAACAACTTCGGCAACCTGCCCGAGGGCGGACTCGCGATCTACCTCGGCGCGGTCATGTTCAAGATCGGTGCCCTGTCCATGGGCTTCCTAGTGCCCGCCCTGGCCGGCTACATCGCCTACGCGATTGCCGACCGTCCGGGCATTGCGCCCGGTTTTGTTGCCGGCGCCGTAGCGGGGTTCATGGGTGCAGGCTTCCTCGGCGGCATCGTCGGCGGCCTGCTGGCGGGCTACATGGCCCACTTGATCGGGACCTGGCAGGTTCCGCGGTGGCTCCGTGGCCTGATGCCTGTGGTGATCATCCCGCTGCTGGCCTCCATCTTTGCGTCCGGCCTGATGTTCCTGGTCCTCGGCGGTCCCATCGCCGGTCTTACGGCAGCGCTCAACGGCTGGCTCTCGGGCATGACCGGCGCCTCAGCCGTTGTCCTCGGAATCATCCTTGGCCTCATGATGTGCTTTGACCTCGGCGGCCCTGTCAACAAGGTTGCGTACGCGTTTGCTGTTGCCGGTCTGAGCGCCGGCAGCGCCACCAACCAGGCACCGTGGCAGATCATGGCGACCGTGATGGCTGCCGGCATGGTGCCGCCGCTGGCGATGGCCCTCGCCACCGTGCTCGACAAGAAGCTATTCAGCCTGGCCGAGCGTGAAAACGGCAAAGCAGCCTGGCTGCTGGGCGCGTCCTTCATCTCCGAAGGGGCCATCCCCTTCGCCGCGGCCGACCCGCTGCGCGTCATCCCCGCCAGCATGGTGGGCGGTGCCCTCACCGGCGCTCTCTGCATGGCCACCGGCGTCACCTCGCAGGCACCCCACGGCGGTATCTTCGTATTCTTCGCCATCGGCAACCTGGTGATGTTCGTCGTCGCCATCCTGGCCGGAACCGTGGTCAGCGCGCTGGCAGTCATCGCCCTCAAACGCTGGGCCGCCGCCAAGCCCGCTGCTACCGTGGAGTCCGTTCCCGCAACGGTCTGA
- a CDS encoding glycoside hydrolase family 65 protein produces MALITADRERFPNTPWQLVETRHQPGSAGTLETLFALGNGHLGIRGAHWAASDADLPGSFINGLHEIWDIKHAENAFGFARTGQRIIYIPDANNFTVIIDGESLTLAESVVLDYRRSVDFATGIYECRITWLCRSGATVTTTERRAVGFASRGSLGISLEVASDREVSADVTSSVINRQDQPVEDHSAHDPRRAGRHAGRVLLPVRTDGGDGSLRLSWEAAESGQRVGIAVDHWTSAGHQPFETVAGEDDSSVRYVLAVRSDEPFRLEKSVSYAAGRGVQDSDRDAAEAAEAGLRSVEDIFTESREHYRAYWDTSDIVVGGQPELQQAIRWNLFQLAQATARADIAGIPAKGVTGSGYEGHYFWDQEVYLLPYLTYTNPGGARQVLEFRHDMLPAAKIRAKELSVEGALFPWRTINGLEASAYYAAGTAQFHIAAAIAFATHRYLWASGDETFREGMGAELLIETARMWAALGFFGKDGAFHIHGVTGPDEYTAVVNDNLYTNVMARFNLRAAAALDHPEIDDAERELWEQAAARIHLPFDEDLQVYSQDNDFMTLEPWDWTTPRSKYPLLLNFHPLVIYRHQVLKQADTVLAMFLQWQDFSAEEKRRAFDFYDPITTGDSTLSACVQGIMAAEVGHPEAALGHFTNAVFIDLDDTHGNTIDGVHIASAGGVWSSLVSGFAGLRDQGHLPFFDPRLPAEWEALSFHLKIQGRLLLVELDAGALTLSVRSGGPLDVDVRGQVHSIGEEAVRVALDPFEVPERTVFPSGPPTASLPIVGFRA; encoded by the coding sequence ATGGCACTTATCACCGCGGACCGTGAACGGTTCCCCAACACCCCCTGGCAGCTTGTGGAAACACGCCACCAGCCGGGCAGCGCGGGCACCCTTGAGACGCTCTTTGCCCTGGGCAACGGGCACCTGGGTATCCGCGGTGCCCACTGGGCGGCCTCGGACGCAGACCTTCCGGGCAGCTTCATCAACGGCCTGCACGAGATCTGGGACATCAAGCATGCGGAGAACGCATTCGGCTTTGCCCGGACCGGGCAGCGGATCATCTACATCCCGGATGCGAACAACTTCACGGTGATCATCGACGGCGAGAGCCTCACCCTCGCCGAATCAGTCGTGCTGGACTACCGCCGCTCCGTCGACTTCGCCACCGGCATCTACGAATGCCGGATCACCTGGCTGTGCCGGTCCGGCGCCACGGTGACCACCACAGAACGCCGCGCCGTGGGCTTCGCCTCGCGCGGCAGCCTGGGCATCTCGCTCGAAGTAGCTTCGGACCGCGAGGTTTCCGCCGACGTGACGTCCTCCGTCATCAACCGCCAGGACCAGCCTGTGGAGGACCACTCGGCGCATGACCCGCGCCGGGCAGGCCGGCACGCAGGCCGGGTCCTGCTGCCGGTAAGGACCGACGGCGGCGACGGCTCGCTCCGTCTCTCCTGGGAAGCGGCGGAATCCGGGCAGCGCGTGGGAATCGCCGTGGACCACTGGACTTCCGCCGGCCACCAGCCCTTTGAGACCGTGGCAGGCGAAGACGACAGCAGCGTCCGGTACGTCCTTGCCGTCCGCTCCGACGAGCCGTTCCGGCTCGAAAAGAGCGTCAGCTATGCCGCCGGCCGCGGCGTCCAGGACTCGGATCGGGACGCGGCGGAGGCCGCCGAAGCCGGGCTCCGGTCTGTGGAGGACATCTTCACCGAGAGCCGCGAGCATTACCGCGCGTACTGGGACACCTCGGACATCGTGGTGGGCGGCCAGCCCGAGCTCCAGCAGGCCATCCGTTGGAACCTGTTCCAGCTGGCCCAGGCCACCGCGCGGGCCGACATCGCCGGCATCCCCGCCAAGGGCGTCACGGGCTCAGGCTATGAGGGGCACTATTTCTGGGACCAGGAGGTCTACCTCCTGCCCTACCTCACCTACACGAACCCCGGCGGCGCCCGCCAGGTCCTGGAGTTCCGGCACGACATGCTGCCGGCCGCCAAGATCCGGGCCAAGGAGCTCAGCGTGGAGGGCGCACTGTTCCCGTGGCGCACCATCAACGGCCTGGAAGCCAGCGCTTATTACGCCGCCGGCACGGCGCAGTTCCACATCGCTGCGGCCATCGCCTTCGCCACCCACCGCTACCTGTGGGCCAGCGGCGACGAAACCTTCCGCGAGGGCATGGGTGCCGAACTCCTGATCGAAACCGCCCGCATGTGGGCCGCCTTGGGCTTCTTCGGCAAGGACGGGGCCTTCCACATCCACGGCGTTACCGGCCCTGATGAGTACACGGCGGTTGTCAATGACAACCTCTACACCAACGTGATGGCCCGCTTTAACCTGCGTGCCGCTGCGGCGCTGGACCACCCGGAGATCGACGACGCCGAACGCGAGCTGTGGGAGCAGGCCGCGGCACGCATCCACCTGCCCTTCGACGAAGACCTGCAGGTCTACTCGCAGGACAACGACTTCATGACCCTGGAGCCGTGGGACTGGACCACTCCCAGGTCGAAGTACCCGCTGCTGCTGAACTTCCACCCGCTGGTGATCTACCGGCACCAGGTGCTGAAGCAGGCAGACACAGTGCTGGCCATGTTCCTGCAGTGGCAGGATTTCTCTGCCGAGGAGAAGCGCCGCGCGTTCGATTTTTACGACCCCATCACCACCGGCGATTCCACCCTGTCCGCCTGCGTGCAGGGGATCATGGCTGCCGAGGTGGGGCACCCTGAGGCCGCCCTGGGGCACTTCACGAACGCCGTTTTCATCGACCTGGACGACACCCATGGCAACACGATCGACGGCGTGCACATCGCCTCCGCCGGGGGAGTCTGGAGCTCGCTGGTCTCCGGTTTTGCCGGGCTTCGGGACCAGGGCCACCTGCCGTTCTTCGATCCGCGGCTTCCGGCCGAGTGGGAGGCGCTGTCCTTCCACCTGAAGATCCAGGGCCGGCTCCTGCTGG
- a CDS encoding SRPBCC domain-containing protein, whose amino-acid sequence MPVNLVATSTITIDAPADRVWKVITDPAAVKEFMFGADLETDWTEGSPIAWRGEWEGKPYEDKGKILEVDPGRKLVHTHFSPLGGEEDKPENYHTLTWTLEDQDGATTLTLSQDNNANEDAAEHSKGMWDMLVADVKKIAERA is encoded by the coding sequence GTGCCCGTGAACCTCGTAGCCACATCCACCATCACCATTGATGCTCCGGCGGACCGCGTCTGGAAGGTCATCACCGATCCAGCCGCCGTGAAGGAATTTATGTTCGGCGCAGACCTGGAGACGGATTGGACGGAGGGTAGCCCCATCGCGTGGCGCGGCGAGTGGGAAGGCAAACCCTACGAAGACAAGGGCAAGATCCTCGAGGTAGATCCCGGCCGCAAGCTGGTCCACACGCACTTCAGTCCGCTGGGCGGCGAAGAGGACAAGCCGGAAAATTACCACACGCTCACCTGGACCCTCGAGGACCAGGACGGTGCAACAACGCTCACGCTCTCGCAGGACAACAACGCCAACGAAGACGCGGCGGAGCACTCCAAGGGCATGTGGGACATGCTCGTGGCGGACGTCAAGAAGATCGCCGAACGCGCTTAA
- a CDS encoding MarR family transcriptional regulator — protein sequence MRTQREDLLQAVYESGRELSTAAVMFHTKLSELRGLSATEGKAIDILMRFGPLTAGEFGERSGLAPASVTGLMQRLEAKGVARRVRHEEDRRKVLIELVGDQASAAAPYFLHFMGGLAALLEGYSDEQLRTIADFSSKAAAVQQDAAGRLGSRAE from the coding sequence ATGCGGACACAGCGTGAGGACCTGCTTCAGGCGGTCTACGAGTCAGGACGGGAACTGTCGACGGCGGCGGTTATGTTCCATACGAAACTCTCTGAACTGCGGGGACTCTCAGCCACCGAGGGCAAGGCGATCGACATTCTGATGCGCTTCGGCCCCCTGACGGCGGGGGAGTTCGGCGAGCGGTCAGGCTTGGCCCCCGCCTCCGTGACCGGCCTGATGCAGCGGCTCGAGGCCAAGGGTGTGGCCCGGCGCGTCCGGCATGAGGAGGACAGGCGCAAGGTGCTGATCGAACTGGTGGGGGACCAGGCCTCTGCCGCGGCGCCCTATTTCCTTCATTTCATGGGCGGGCTGGCGGCCCTGCTGGAGGGCTACAGCGACGAGCAGTTGCGGACCATCGCCGACTTCTCATCCAAGGCTGCTGCGGTCCAGCAGGATGCGGCCGGGCGCCTCGGGTCTCGGGCAGAATAG